A window of Branchiostoma floridae strain S238N-H82 chromosome 9, Bfl_VNyyK, whole genome shotgun sequence genomic DNA:
acgttatgggaaagtagtggtgtatttatttaatgacacagaggatgtccatctgattagtaattattaaaatgtgacacttaattgtgtaatgtgcgtttaagaggtcgacggcatatggtagcgtggtgttccttaagcttgatgtttggcatttgagatgtctaaggttgtcagcattattgaggttcgactatgtgcctcagagcggtgtggtgggaggaagttgggaaactcagaaagaagaagggatgtggccaactttagtcagatggtgatttgattttccaccaatatgtcataacatcagctgttcacacggtacaaaaatgaggtGCACACTTTCCTATGATAGCCcaacatcaactgtaagatgaatacttggcgccaaccccgtctgctaaaaaacaagtaccattggctacgaaagagacaactaacaactgtcccttatcgtaacgaaatcagaacatctgtatcgcccataaaacttctgacacccaacccatctaagatgagaggacctaatggcattttaatcaccatgtcactcaaatcagcagtacagtatgtgagacatccatacctgttaagcattaccgttaaatgtacctcaacttcttacaattatacttacgcttcacatctccatgatatcctaagcagacataaataaaactaattatcatattaaaaaaaaaaactcggggttccccaaacagctgtcatacaaatcacctcactatctgcttggagctaagcccattaacaaacacttaaagcacgatgcctgttccaatatatcgcagatataggggagatttctgatattattacatcaattataacgacagatacggctcccaagatctcatcaattcgagctttcatcacaccccaccaacacaacaagtatgaaaccaatccatccagccgttcttgagtaatcatctacacagacagagacacataacagaaaatataacctccattccatgacatttcatggaggtaaaaagcagACACACAGAAATCAAAATCTTCGTACATGGAAAAAAAGCACACAGAAATTCACATATCGATATCATTCTTCAGATAATGACGTAACATAAATACTTTTGGATTTAGTCAATTAACGACAACCTTTATGCATCATCATTTTATGCAGATACATAGATGCTTTCACAATCATATGGAAAACGTACCTGCCAAGCATCATCTCAAATAGCGCGTATGTTGTTTGGTACAGGTCCGAGTACGACTCTATGTGGCTCCCAAACACAAGGTACCCTGGaaacaaaattcaaatacaCAAGGTGCCAAAATCAAACACACGTTTCGTGCAGAATCTCGGACGTGCCAGTACAACCACTCGGGATCAATGCTATATGTTGAATGGCCAGCAAAACATTACATGACAAACGAATGTGCAGCTTTCAATAAGATATATAAGTTATAGCACGTATTTCCTTGGTTACTAAATGATGATCGGATCGCTCTTAAACACCCTGAATGTAAAATAGCACTGGCGATGTAACCGACATCAGCATACACGGGTATTTCAAAACATCCCTTTGCACATACCGGAGCTGATGAAGGCCGTGAAGGCAACTACAGCAACGACCAAGAACGACAAGATTTCCTCCTTCATGATGCCGGGTAGAGCCAGGAGTTTGCCGATCGTTTGACTGAAGCGGACTATGCGCAGTAAGGAGATGGTGTTGATGAAGACGGTGATACCCAAGACGTGTTTGAAACAAGCATCCCACCAAGCAGCGGTTGTCAGGTCCACAAAGTCTTGAAATCCCAGATCTCCTGTAAAACGAAAAACACAAAGATATATCAAAACCGGACGTTCTGTAGTAGTACTAtggaaagccactagggggcagGGAGTCCAATCATTTCTCAAATTTGCCATTACCCATCTAACATCTCATCAAGTTTAATATGAATATGGTTAAGGGCATAGTCTGTtaagttttttctttctttatgcACTTGTATATACAATTTGTTGCATGTCATGTGTATATGTATTCACGCTATATGTAATGTATGCTTTCCAGGGCCCCAATGAAATGTGGAGGCATGCCACTGAGATGGACTATCCTGGCCAAAAAAATGTGGGTTCCGCTATATATGATGCCTagtttcaaacttgacctttgtcgCCCCGACACCTACCATCCTACAAAATTTCATGATGACCCGTCGACAGCTTCTCGATTTATTCACACAAACGTCCACAGCCGTTCCACCATAGCACGACCAAAATCAAAACCTTCTTGGCGTAGGTAATCAATGAATCAgagaatgaataaaaaaatatgacgatccgtcaacccagtcttgagttatttcctttcaaagtttcaaagcaaactgctggggggggggggggcagacctacaccacttactctctgtcccaagagctatctaccactcaaaaatcatgactacagcatgtccagaactcgagatatcagaCCCgtaagttccactgcagtaccataataagccgctagggggcccaacatCCGATcgtttctaggtctcatcaagatagacataccaaatatcaacacaattcATTTAGTCTTCCcaagttatgctggtcttctaaaCACAAGTAAATAATCACACAAAtactacccaaaatataaaagGTAATTAAGGCAGAATGTGTAAAAGCTGGACAAACCATTGCTCCTGGCCACCAAGGCGAGTGTATCAGCAGCCACGGCGTACCGCTTGATGAAGACGGAGATGGTTGTAGCCGTACAGATGAGGCTGAACCATCCAACAGCATTCCACGGAGAAGTAAAATACACCCACCCTGCATCTACCACTGACTTAACCTCCTTGAAGTGTATGACTAAGAAGAGAAGTGTGAATAGGATGTGCAGAAACAGACTAGTGTAGTCATTAGCGCTTTCGTATTGAAACAATCGAAACAACGTGATTGTTGCTTCTGGCATGAGACTGCCAATATTAGAATGGTCTATGACCATGTGCACAACGCTGAACAGCTTCAAATTGGGGTTGTAGAAGTTGATGTCGATTGTAAAGGACTTTGTGTATTTATCTAAATACTCGGAATCTTTCAATGCATTAATGAACGACACAGCGGCGTTATAGTCAAGAGGGAGGTCGACAGAGTGAATGTTCTTGCAGTCAGAATAGTAGTTCGGGTGGGTTGAGAGGGTAGGAAAGAGGAATCGCCAACTGATACAAGACGTGTTCCCTGGTTGAACATCCCAGCCTCGGCCAGCATGTTTCTCCTTCGTCATGGCACCTGGATTAAAAACATCAGAATTGAAACAATCGAAAGTCTtagttttcttgtttatttcttaATGCCAATTCCCAGGCCATCACAGATGTTAGTAACCATTCCCTTCTTTCCTTAATCCCAGCTATCTCCCTCTCATATGGGATCATTCCATTGTCTGAAGGTGGGCTGACCAGCTATCTATAGACTATACCATTTCTCCAGCATTCAGTAAGGGGCGTCGGCCTATAATGCTTCAGTACCTGAAAATACACCtggggtaggggtgggtaccggtacagaaaattaaggtacaggtacggttcaggtccagtggATCAGGCCCAGGTccgatccggacctgaacctgtacctaattATCTACGAAAACTAATGAATGGgcgatattcaaaacaatggtccattttgctacaaaggaacctgtttgatggagtatccgaCATCCATTGGCGTGtcaaaatcctatcttcatgtaaacaacagtaACTACCTCTGTTTTAGTATGACTGTAGAAAATTGGGAGAAATAACTATCAACTCTTCTGTaattcactcttgttattttcttagcCCTGAAAGCCACAAAACACGTGATGCCTCCCtgtataatatgttcattttctaataggtccaacatccggtacaCTGatatttttcaggtccatttttttcggatcggtccaacacgaaaaccggttttgtacaggtgtcacagcgatctcgccccgaGGAGCGacatcactagcgttttcgtcCTCCTTAAGAACATTGTATCTCGGagggttctcaagagcaactggttactacatattaggctcgctacctggtactttacagcacctggggagtaacgtatatggtgtgttacctggtacctatatggcaccttattacctgaagatgttatacctcACCGACCTCTATAGTCGATACTATATGGTTCGGtgcaaacaagccattgaaataaaaaagacactttttttgcagttgaggtggcataaaaagaCAGCGCTatcgcgaacgtataaatcaacaccatctacggtaAGGAATAAGtaagctatatgttttcaatttgtcacagtattttctatcttgtgctgtaaatatttccaaagcactaacaaaaacacaagtgaaaaatagtttctcattatcaacactatctacgcgcaagttcatatacctgttgcgaaatgcaacaaaaacactggtaaagtaccagtcttaagaaacacgggtaaaactccagagtttctaaatacttgaaaaacagtcatattggagatgaagatacccataggctaggtgcatgtaacaaaatgtgcgatattctaatgaatgCCTTGTCTACacaattaataaagacatttcatacttctttGGTGGTCAATTCATGGcagaggcttcatattggagatatataggttgtttgaggacaggtgaatacaatgaaatacatcttatgtcgagactcaagaaTATGCAACAATGGGAATACAAGAGacccaaaccctccttgtccgaaacaaGTCCAAGTATCTTATTACcgtgtaattacgttaatattaatactatggatgtagttatgtatcagacttgtgtacttatatcattctgaaactgcattttgtgatttataccaatcaacttctaaaatattatgtaaatccgttggggggggggcgaaatcgctaaaggggggcgagatagggggcgagatcactagccggggagggcgagatcgctagtgatttcgcccccgggggggggcgagatcacggggggcgagatcgctgtgacacctgTCCTCACCCCTAATCGTGGGGGATCGGCATGTTTCTTCAGGACCTCAATAATCCATACAAAACCATTAAAAAGATCTTAAGTCATAGGTGCGAggacacaaacacaaccaaaacCAGTACTCCGTCGGACGTGACCCTCATTTCCGGAGGTGACTACGTTCTTTGACCTCTAGCCACTTTAATTCCGAGGATAAACGTAATTAAACAGACTCGAAAAATTGATGAGCGAACATTTTGTACTTGAACAAAGCTTTAAACCTGTGCTATGCTAGCTGCCAAAACAGAACCATACCTAATATCAGATAGGTGGGGCATTGAAAACTGTCATCTGGCTATACTGACCTTACATATTCTCTGTCTTTTTCTATTCCACTCACATGTCAATATAATGTTGTACACATTGTTGAATAAAGGGACTTCTTAGGTCACAATGTATTCATCCATGAAGAAGACACAGTGCGAGTTGGGTATGTAAACTAACtgctgatagaaaaaaaaaattaaaactagACACACGGATTTCCCAAACTTAAGTGATGAAAAGGTCAAAGTAGAAAACCCCGGAATATATACCTGGATGTTGTCTCATCTGTGTCAGGTGTGCAGGGCCGATACGGAAGGCCGCGGTGTTGTGCGCGAACTGCCGGTCTAAGTACCGCATCTGCCGCCCGTTGTACCAGGATGATGGGTGGAGGGTTGGCAACAGCACCTCCTCAAGCCAGGAATACAACTGATCAGGTGTCCTGATCTGTACGAGAAATAAATTGTTATTACCTTCACCAATTTTTTTTCGATAGCgtttgtatgtacgtatgtgtgttAGAAGACCAGCAAAACTCGAATATCCCTGGATGGACTGCACTGAtattagtatgtgggtaggtattgatGAGAAGTTGAACTGAAAAGTTTGGGACCCTTAGCGGCTTGTTCCTGTTAACTGGTttttgggtcccctagtggcttgttctAGTTAACGTCCATATCAAAAGTTATACAACAGTTCTCCAATAATGGTGTTTATATaatatgtttgtatgcatgtgttGCGAGTGGCTGTGGTAGCTAGCTAGGGTAACTCAGAGAGGTAACTCAGAGAGATAACTCAAAGAGATAACTCAGAGAGGTAACTCAGAGAGGTAACTCAGAGAGGTAACTCAAAGAGATAACTCAGAGAGGTAACTCAAAGAGATAACTCAGAGAGGCAACTCAGAGAGGTAACTCAGAGAGGTAACTCAAAGAGGTAACTCAGAGAGGTAACCCAGAGAGGTAACTCATCAGAGAGGTAACTCAAAGAGATAACTCAGAGAGGTAACTCAGAGAGGTAACTCAGAGAGGCAACTCAGAGAGGTAACTCAGAGAGGTAACTCAAAGAGGTAACTCAGAgaggtgtgagtgtgtgcgggtattatgtacatgtgtgtgtgtgtgtgtttgtattcatgtgagtttgtaatgtatgtgtatttgtatgtttataCCTGTGGTCGAGCGTGTGTGTAGTTTATTCTATTTGTGAAAATGCTAACAAAGACAAGAGTTTCACACAACAATTAGTCTGAAAATGAACACAGCCTTTGTTTAGTAGCTCACCGCATCAAACTCGTTCAGAATGTTGCTGGACAGTGTCTGCCTCTCGTGGAAGGCCAGTGTGTCCTTGTCCATCTGTGCGGCGTAGAACAGGAGGGCCACGAAGGCTAACAGCAGGACAAACTCCATCAGCGTCGAGGCAGACTTCTTATTCAGCTCCTTTTTCTTCTTAGCCGACTTGAGATTTACTGTTGCAGGTCGAAGGAGTTTCTTTGGTGCTAGAAGACAGGAATGTCAAACAGGAATTATGGTTGAAGAGCCGTATTGTTGCCGACATTGTTATGATCATGGTCGCACTTCAGGTTAGTTTAGGAAGATAAACAAGACATCACGATGACAGAATATTAGATCACGTACAAGAAAAATTCAGACTCAAATTGTGAAACACATGTATAACCATTTCAGACAAGTGTGATTCCCTTATGTTACTTCAATCCAGGGCTGCCTTTAGAACCTGTCTCTTTTTCACAGGACCGAAATGTGTATGTTGGGACGAAAAAGAACCCAGTGgatagcaagcaaaagtattgagccagcggtcagtACGGAGAATAGCACTCATGCTAAAAGAATGTACACATTTCGTCCAAAAAACTTACCATCATGACATGAAATggatgaaaatgtactttcatagcGTTAAAATGACACATGTAAGTAAGAAAATTAATAACATTGACGAACGATGAAAATGCTCAGCAGAACATTTAATTTATATCCTAAACAACGAGATGATAAAATACCTTCTCCATATCTCGTGCACTGGAGAgattgttttagaaatacatCTTATAGCTTCATAATCAAACACAATCGTATCCAAACAACGAATCTCGAAAGTCTTTGCGTCCAAACCTGTAGTGTTCCACAGGTTGAGCTGCAAGTCGTCTTTCTGGATAGCCGGCGGCCTGGCGAGGTTCGGGAGGCTAAAGATGGCAGCCAGGACCACACCAAGCACAAAGATCTGTTCAGAGAGAGTAAGATGGTACCGGTTGTATTGTCATAGAACGTCCTCAGAAAGATATTACATATATGCCATTGTAAAGATAATGGCATTATGTCGTCTATATTttaaaacagtaacaaaaagaaaagagagaTTATCATATTACTTTCACTAGAGTTGGtacaatattgtttttgtcatagTGTCGTGGTGCCGCTTTGAATAATGTTCATCAACATGAATCGGTACATCTATAGGGCAATCTGCTGTACAGCATATATGCGAGTGTACCTAACCTTTGCTATGATGTTTTATTTCGTAACAAGGGTTtatggttactgtaaatgcatttaagttcgcaggtatttaatttcgcggtagcggaaaaaggacttttcgcggtggtttccaATTCGCGGgtgcaccatgtactgtagtctcctACTGCCAgggaaaatgttcgctgtggttttaagttcgcggcgaagtgaccaccgcgaaaaccgccaacataaaatcaccgcgaacatttctgcatttacagaattAATCAAAATCCTCTCTATAAGACGAAACGCCATGGCTAAGGTCAGGTTACCCTCACATATATGTTGCTCCTGTAATATTAGGCATGTTAACGATATGGGTATGTaagaaaggagaagaaacagactgaa
This region includes:
- the LOC118422197 gene encoding polycystic kidney disease 2-like 2 protein, encoding MSPKKLLRPATVNLKSAKKKKELNKKSASTLMEFVLLLAFVALLFYAAQMDKDTLAFHERQTLSSNILNEFDAIRTPDQLYSWLEEVLLPTLHPSSWYNGRQMRYLDRQFAHNTAAFRIGPAHLTQMRQHPGAMTKEKHAGRGWDVQPGNTSCISWRFLFPTLSTHPNYYSDCKNIHSVDLPLDYNAAVSFINALKDSEYLDKYTKSFTIDINFYNPNLKLFSVVHMVIDHSNIGSLMPEATITLFRLFQYESANDYTSLFLHILFTLLFLVIHFKEVKSVVDAGWVYFTSPWNAVGWFSLICTATTISVFIKRYAVAADTLALVARSNGDLGFQDFVDLTTAAWWDACFKHVLGITVFINTISLLRIVRFSQTIGKLLALPGIMKEEILSFLVVAVVAFTAFISSGYLVFGSHIESYSDLYQTTYALFEMMLGRFFANEMLDSNPITGPIFFSTFMIFIFILLMNFLMTIICDAISADVDVTHDRELADHVWRSFNAMLGFHSPPNNQDKAGAPKLEELQANLRLLQEGLDESLDICNSILPRDDRSRLNVRTRKCQTRASQKQSCPVIDTECKVTIHIEPASDSDSDV